In one Oscillospiraceae bacterium genomic region, the following are encoded:
- the soj2 gene encoding chromosome partitioning protein ParA: MSTIIAITNQKGGVGKTTTAAALMSALRQRGQRVLGVDLDPQGSLGFSLGLDIENCSTIYEVFKGQAAVGSVLVHTDSGDLLPSNILLSAAELEFNRPGREFMLRNQLSLVADAYDYVIIDTPPALNVLTVNAYVAADALIIPMAPEILSLLGAAQIKETIETVQRCYNARLKVLGILLNKFNARLTLNREVLELSGQIAAQLQTKVFQTVIRSSVAVAEAPAHGESVLTYAPRAKPSLDFQNLVTEMTGLRPPVRE; the protein is encoded by the coding sequence ATGTCTACGATAATCGCCATCACAAACCAGAAGGGCGGCGTGGGCAAGACCACCACCGCCGCCGCGCTGATGAGCGCCCTGCGCCAGCGGGGGCAGCGCGTGCTGGGCGTTGACCTGGACCCCCAGGGCAGCCTGGGCTTCAGCCTGGGGCTGGATATTGAGAACTGTTCCACCATCTACGAGGTGTTTAAGGGACAGGCCGCCGTCGGCTCCGTCCTGGTCCATACAGACAGCGGGGATCTTCTGCCCTCCAACATCCTCTTGTCCGCCGCCGAGCTGGAGTTCAACCGCCCGGGCCGGGAATTTATGCTGCGCAACCAGCTCTCCCTGGTCGCCGACGCCTACGACTACGTCATTATCGACACGCCCCCCGCCCTCAACGTGCTCACCGTCAACGCCTACGTGGCCGCCGACGCGCTGATCATCCCCATGGCCCCGGAGATCCTCAGCCTGCTGGGGGCGGCCCAGATCAAGGAGACCATCGAGACGGTGCAGCGCTGCTATAACGCGAGGCTGAAGGTGCTGGGCATCCTGCTGAACAAGTTCAACGCCCGCCTGACCCTGAACCGCGAGGTGCTGGAGCTGTCCGGCCAGATCGCCGCCCAGCTCCAGACCAAGGTGTTTCAGACCGTCATCCGCAGCAGCGTCGCCGTGGCGGAGGCCCCCGCGCACGGGGAGAGCGTGCTCACCTACGCCCCCCGCGCAAAGCCCTCCCTCGACTTTCAGAACCTGGTCACCGAGATGACCGGCCTGCGCCCGCCCGTCCGGGAATAA
- the yuxH gene encoding hypothetical protein codes for MSGKYIVRQPMKDRENRVIGYEILYHGENQAFGEGAPNASEFAAADTIYNFLLQNTGKVLRGSLNFMTFTTTLLMKKTPRLFDRSELVIQIDDSVIIHPLAMHFIQEYAREGYKIAVNEFQFAPRYLALLDSIDYIKLNLGEMHESTLVNIIEIAHSMGKQCIAVGVSTEELYQEAIRLGVDALEGTFVAEKLSTKAHNSGYLQGNFFRLMVAVTRDEPDIDEIVKLISVDATLTYGLLRMVNSCYFALRHRATTIQQAIMTMGLGQLKQWIYLLSASNAENQIDPGSEEFLKLSFMRASFCSELINYAHGMAISKNDAYLMGMFSTLNYLIDAPLEDILAEVPITGEVKKALLHHEGRAGMLFELALSYERADWTAIGTLAEKLEIPTNLLTSVYFNCMEEVNTIWRQLINPNPEFDDE; via the coding sequence ATGAGCGGCAAGTACATCGTCAGACAGCCCATGAAGGACCGGGAAAACAGGGTCATCGGCTACGAGATCCTCTACCACGGGGAGAACCAGGCTTTCGGCGAGGGCGCGCCCAACGCCAGCGAGTTTGCCGCCGCCGACACGATCTACAATTTCCTGCTGCAAAACACGGGCAAGGTGCTGCGCGGCTCCCTGAACTTTATGACCTTCACCACCACGCTGCTGATGAAAAAGACCCCCCGTCTCTTCGACCGCTCGGAGCTGGTGATCCAGATCGACGACAGCGTCATCATTCACCCACTGGCCATGCACTTCATCCAGGAGTACGCCAGGGAGGGGTACAAGATCGCGGTCAACGAGTTCCAGTTCGCGCCCCGCTACCTGGCCCTGCTGGACAGCATCGACTACATCAAGCTCAATCTCGGGGAGATGCACGAGAGCACCCTGGTCAATATTATCGAAATTGCCCACAGCATGGGCAAGCAGTGCATCGCCGTGGGCGTGTCCACCGAGGAGCTCTACCAGGAGGCGATCCGGCTGGGGGTGGACGCGCTGGAGGGGACCTTCGTGGCGGAAAAGCTGTCCACCAAGGCCCACAACAGCGGCTATTTGCAGGGCAACTTCTTCCGCCTGATGGTGGCGGTCACCCGGGACGAGCCGGACATCGACGAGATCGTCAAGCTGATCTCCGTGGACGCCACGCTGACCTACGGCCTGCTGCGCATGGTGAACTCCTGTTACTTCGCCCTGCGCCACCGGGCCACCACCATCCAGCAGGCCATCATGACCATGGGCCTGGGGCAGCTCAAGCAGTGGATTTACCTGCTCAGCGCCAGCAACGCGGAAAACCAGATCGACCCGGGGTCGGAGGAGTTTTTAAAGCTCTCCTTCATGCGGGCCAGCTTTTGCAGTGAGCTGATAAACTACGCCCACGGCATGGCCATCTCCAAGAACGACGCCTACCTGATGGGCATGTTCTCCACGCTGAACTACCTGATCGACGCGCCGCTGGAGGACATCCTCGCCGAGGTGCCCATCACCGGCGAGGTGAAGAAGGCGCTGCTCCACCACGAGGGCAGAGCGGGGATGCTCTTCGAGCTGGCGCTGAGCTACGAGCGGGCCGACTGGACCGCCATCGGCACCCTGGCCGAAAAGCTGGAGATCCCCACCAACCTGCTCACAAGCGTGTATTTCAACTGCATGGAGGAGGTCAACACCATCTGGCGGCAGCTCATCAACCCCAACCCGGAGTTCGATGACGAGTAG
- the chev gene encoding chemotaxis protein CheV: MGEAKRDILLESGTNEIEIMEFTIDGNLYGINVAKVREIMMSAPVKPMPHVHPAVEGIFKPRDVVLTVVDLPKYITGRASEHGARDLFIVTNFNKMFIAFRVHTVVGIIRISWRDIQKPDNTVSGGEEGVATGIAQCGEDLVTILDFEKIVAEIAPETTIQMSEIDRLGPRARSGQGIYIAEDSVLLSRMIQDALTKAGYANLHMFQNGQELWDALQPLREADPPGGAALIITDIEMPQMDGHRLTKLVKSDAKLKKIPLIIFSSLITEEMRLKGKELGADEQLTKPEIGHLVGVMDHLLGREAAPGDREGSTV; encoded by the coding sequence ATGGGAGAGGCGAAACGCGATATTCTGCTCGAATCGGGCACGAATGAAATCGAGATCATGGAGTTCACCATAGACGGCAACCTGTACGGGATCAACGTGGCCAAGGTGCGGGAGATCATGATGTCCGCCCCGGTCAAGCCGATGCCCCACGTCCACCCCGCCGTGGAGGGCATCTTCAAGCCCAGGGACGTGGTGCTGACGGTGGTGGATCTGCCCAAATACATCACCGGGCGCGCGTCGGAGCACGGGGCCAGGGACCTTTTTATCGTGACCAACTTCAACAAGATGTTCATCGCCTTCCGGGTCCACACCGTGGTCGGAATCATCCGCATCTCCTGGCGGGACATCCAGAAGCCGGACAACACGGTCTCGGGCGGCGAGGAGGGGGTGGCCACGGGCATCGCCCAGTGCGGGGAGGATCTGGTGACCATCCTGGACTTTGAAAAAATCGTGGCCGAGATCGCGCCGGAGACCACCATCCAGATGAGCGAGATCGACCGGCTGGGGCCCCGGGCGCGCAGCGGGCAGGGCATCTATATCGCGGAGGACTCCGTGCTGCTCTCCCGCATGATCCAGGACGCCCTGACCAAGGCGGGCTACGCCAACCTGCACATGTTCCAGAACGGGCAGGAGCTGTGGGACGCGCTTCAGCCCCTGCGGGAGGCGGATCCCCCCGGCGGCGCGGCGCTGATTATCACCGACATTGAGATGCCGCAGATGGACGGCCACCGGCTGACCAAGCTGGTGAAGAGCGACGCGAAGCTCAAGAAGATCCCCCTCATCATCTTCTCCTCCCTGATCACCGAGGAGATGCGCCTCAAGGGCAAGGAGCTGGGGGCGGACGAGCAGCTCACCAAGCCGGAGATCGGCCACCTGGTGGGGGTCATGGACCACCTTCTGGGCCGGGAGGCGGCGCCGGGAGATAGGGAGGGCAGCACCGTATGA
- the cheD gene encoding chemoreceptor glutamine deamidase CheD, which produces MDDKQIVGIADMKLARGAGMLITYALGSCIGICLYEPRLKLAALVHIMLPLNMEAGRKTPYKYADTGIREALREMERQGAVRSRIVAKIAGGAKMFEIGGGSLGNIGQRNIDSVRLILKREGVRLAAEDVGGTAARTLLFDPATGQGCIRSYGKPERIF; this is translated from the coding sequence ATGGATGACAAGCAGATCGTGGGCATTGCGGACATGAAGCTGGCGCGGGGCGCGGGGATGCTGATCACCTACGCGCTGGGCTCCTGTATCGGCATCTGCCTGTACGAACCGCGGCTCAAGCTGGCCGCGCTGGTGCATATCATGCTGCCGCTGAATATGGAGGCGGGGCGGAAGACCCCCTACAAGTACGCCGACACAGGAATCCGGGAGGCCCTGCGCGAGATGGAGCGGCAGGGCGCCGTGCGCAGCCGGATCGTGGCCAAAATCGCGGGCGGGGCCAAAATGTTTGAGATAGGCGGCGGCAGCTTGGGCAACATCGGCCAGCGCAACATCGACAGCGTGCGCCTGATCCTGAAACGGGAGGGCGTGCGCCTGGCGGCGGAGGACGTGGGGGGCACGGCGGCGCGCACGCTGCTGTTCGACCCGGCCACCGGCCAGGGGTGCATCCGCTCCTACGGCAAGCCGGAGCGGATCTTCTAG
- the cheC gene encoding chemotaxis protein CheC, which yields MVIKNYSDLNSLELDTLREIGSIGTGNAATALSQLLSREVRITLPEVHIMGYNEAIDWIGGAEAVTAGVLVQLGGEINGIMLSVQKLDFVNLVLGSIMSRQVERYEDLEEMDYSMLMEVGNIMISTFINALSGLAGISISLTVPAFTVDMQGAILTVPMAAFGGQSDYIMTIGGNFICDGQQVPCRLLLSPDIRSLNFLLGKLGVLDG from the coding sequence ATGGTAATCAAAAACTACAGCGACCTGAACAGCCTGGAGCTGGACACGCTGCGCGAGATCGGCAGCATCGGCACGGGCAACGCCGCCACCGCCCTGTCCCAGCTGCTGTCCCGGGAGGTGCGCATCACCCTGCCGGAGGTCCACATCATGGGCTACAACGAGGCCATCGACTGGATCGGCGGGGCCGAGGCCGTCACGGCGGGGGTGCTGGTGCAGCTGGGCGGGGAGATCAACGGGATCATGCTCTCGGTGCAGAAGCTGGACTTCGTCAACCTGGTGCTGGGCAGCATCATGTCCAGGCAGGTGGAGCGCTACGAGGACCTGGAGGAGATGGACTACTCCATGCTGATGGAGGTGGGCAACATCATGATCTCCACCTTCATCAACGCCCTGTCCGGCCTGGCCGGCATCTCCATCAGCCTGACGGTGCCCGCCTTCACGGTGGATATGCAGGGGGCCATCCTGACCGTGCCCATGGCGGCCTTCGGCGGGCAGTCGGACTACATCATGACCATCGGGGGCAACTTCATCTGCGACGGGCAGCAGGTGCCCTGCCGCCTGCTGCTCTCGCCCGACATCCGCTCTCTCAATTTCCTCCTGGGAAAGCTGGGCGTTTTGGATGGATGA
- the flgG_1 gene encoding flagellar basal body rod protein FlgG, translating to MNMSFYTAAVGAGEQQRRLNVQANNIANVNTYGFKAERPAFAALMYGSLGGIDGAALPRGSGARLASAATDFGDGPLLDTGGSQDYAIMGDGFFALFEPSTGEVSYTRDGSFSLSQYQLPDAQGVPQPVFLLSDGQGRFVLNQSGSLIEVDDPEAEQPVGVFDFVNVDGMLHAGDNRFLPVEKNGQVRVGAGQVRRGALEASNSDLATELGKVIEAQRSFSYVLRMVQTSDEVETTVNGLRA from the coding sequence TTGAACATGTCGTTTTATACCGCGGCTGTGGGCGCGGGGGAGCAGCAGCGGCGGCTGAACGTGCAGGCCAATAATATCGCCAACGTGAATACCTACGGCTTCAAGGCGGAGCGGCCCGCCTTCGCCGCGCTGATGTACGGCAGCCTGGGCGGGATTGACGGCGCGGCCCTGCCCCGGGGCAGCGGCGCGCGCCTGGCGTCGGCGGCCACCGATTTTGGGGACGGCCCGCTGCTGGACACCGGCGGCAGCCAGGACTACGCCATTATGGGAGACGGCTTCTTCGCCCTGTTCGAGCCGTCCACGGGGGAGGTCTCCTACACCCGGGACGGCAGCTTCAGCCTGTCCCAGTACCAGCTGCCCGACGCGCAGGGGGTTCCACAGCCCGTCTTTCTGCTCTCCGACGGGCAGGGGCGCTTTGTGCTCAACCAGAGCGGCAGCTTAATCGAGGTGGACGACCCCGAGGCGGAGCAGCCCGTGGGGGTGTTCGACTTTGTCAACGTGGACGGGATGCTCCACGCGGGGGACAACCGCTTCCTTCCCGTGGAGAAGAACGGGCAGGTGCGGGTGGGGGCCGGACAGGTGCGCCGGGGCGCGCTGGAGGCCTCCAATTCGGATCTGGCCACGGAGCTGGGGAAGGTCATCGAGGCCCAGCGCTCCTTCAGCTACGTACTGCGCATGGTGCAGACCTCCGACGAGGTGGAGACCACCGTCAACGGCCTGCGCGCATAA
- the flgG_2 gene encoding flagellar basal-body rod protein FlgG gives MFKGFYNLTSGMLSQGRRLDVVANNMTNVATSGYKAERYTDSTFREYVISRVGNRDKSAAAELGGASYALAPSRLYTDYSQGALEETGMGLDFAIGGEGFFAVQSGQGTAYTRSGSFALDGEGYLCLPGEGRVLDIGGEPILLLTDKIRADGYGALYTEDGGYLGQIGVYLPEDREGMEQGARGLFTGGGQMRASAAPIHWQALERSNVDLVQQMVEMITSQRALQSAAQMSKMYDQLMTKAATELGRV, from the coding sequence TTGTTCAAGGGATTTTACAACCTGACCTCCGGGATGCTCTCCCAGGGGAGGCGGCTGGACGTGGTGGCCAACAACATGACCAACGTGGCCACGTCCGGGTACAAGGCCGAGCGGTACACCGACAGCACTTTTCGGGAGTATGTGATCAGCCGGGTGGGCAACCGGGACAAGTCGGCCGCCGCCGAGCTGGGCGGCGCCAGCTACGCGCTGGCGCCCAGCCGTCTGTATACCGACTACAGCCAGGGTGCCCTGGAGGAGACCGGGATGGGCCTGGATTTCGCCATCGGGGGGGAGGGCTTTTTCGCCGTCCAGAGCGGCCAAGGCACGGCCTATACCAGATCCGGCAGCTTCGCCCTGGACGGGGAGGGCTACCTCTGCCTGCCGGGGGAGGGCCGGGTGCTGGACATCGGCGGGGAGCCCATCCTGCTCTTGACGGACAAGATCCGCGCCGACGGCTACGGGGCCCTCTACACCGAGGACGGGGGCTACCTGGGGCAGATCGGCGTCTATCTCCCGGAGGACCGGGAGGGGATGGAGCAGGGCGCGCGGGGCCTCTTCACCGGGGGCGGGCAGATGCGGGCGTCGGCGGCGCCCATCCACTGGCAGGCGCTGGAGCGCTCCAACGTGGATCTGGTGCAGCAGATGGTGGAGATGATCACCAGCCAGCGGGCCCTGCAGAGCGCGGCGCAGATGAGTAAGATGTACGACCAGCTCATGACCAAGGCGGCCACCGAGCTGGGCCGGGTCTGA
- the fliA gene encoding RNA polymerase sigma factor FliA, which yields MSASVACPEQERLENRGAYTQQELDAMPAEQLLALYKGTGDQSLKWPLVLRYEGLIKTIALQICGVYSSFAQVDDIINEGVITLLRAVDKYDPTMGTKFETYVTKRIRGMIIDMARRQDWLPRSVRRRSREIDQAVGELYSTLGHYPTDEEMSSRLGVTPAKYQAELAGMALCNIISLEGLLEGREQGAAGMAFPGREGGDQPEQALQERELKEKLVEGIRSLQKSEQTVLSLYYEREFNMREIAQIMGVSEPRISQIHSRAIQKLRLFLNRYLELQ from the coding sequence ATGAGTGCGTCAGTGGCCTGCCCGGAGCAGGAGCGGCTTGAAAACCGCGGCGCCTACACGCAGCAGGAGCTGGACGCCATGCCGGCGGAGCAGCTGCTCGCGCTGTACAAGGGCACCGGGGATCAGAGCCTCAAATGGCCGCTGGTGCTGCGCTACGAGGGGCTGATCAAGACCATCGCCCTGCAGATCTGCGGCGTGTACAGCAGCTTTGCCCAGGTGGACGACATCATCAACGAGGGGGTCATTACCCTGCTGCGGGCGGTGGACAAGTACGACCCCACCATGGGCACCAAATTCGAGACCTACGTGACCAAGCGCATCCGGGGCATGATCATCGACATGGCCCGGCGGCAGGACTGGCTGCCCAGGAGCGTGCGCAGGCGCTCCCGGGAGATTGACCAGGCCGTGGGGGAGCTCTACAGCACGCTGGGGCACTACCCCACGGACGAGGAGATGTCCTCCCGGCTGGGCGTCACCCCGGCCAAGTACCAGGCGGAGCTGGCCGGTATGGCCCTTTGCAACATCATCTCCCTGGAGGGCCTGCTTGAGGGCCGGGAGCAGGGGGCCGCGGGCATGGCCTTCCCCGGGCGGGAGGGCGGCGACCAGCCGGAGCAGGCTCTGCAGGAGCGGGAGCTGAAGGAGAAACTGGTGGAGGGCATCCGCTCCCTCCAGAAGAGCGAGCAGACGGTACTCTCCCTGTACTACGAGCGGGAATTCAATATGCGGGAGATCGCCCAGATCATGGGGGTCAGCGAGCCGCGGATCTCCCAGATCCACAGCAGGGCCATCCAGAAGCTGCGGCTGTTCCTCAACCGCTATCTGGAGCTGCAGTGA
- the flhA gene encoding flagellar biosynthesis protein FlhA: protein MRRIANNLISIFVVVVVLFLILPLPPFMLDVLLIINISLSILILLITMSISEALEFSIFPSLLLITTLFRLGLNVSSTRLILTNGGNAGAVIKNFGQLITQGNIVVGILIFLIIVLVQFIVITKGAERVAEVAARFTLDAMPGKQMAIDADLSSGLINEQEARMRRYKIQKEADFYGAMDGATKIVKGDAVMSLIITVINFVAGLIIGMMSGIGTDAAVQIYSIATIGDGLVSQLPALMISTATGMIVTRSVSDGSLNSDVLAQFRAQPRAIMVTGVVLFFLGAMPNTPHIPLFLVSAVLLGLGWWISAHMEREKQAQALEAAQAEQGPPQEAPSEADYFKDINNVYSLLAVEPVEMEFGYSLIPLVDEARGGRLISRIVIFRRQYAQDMGFVIPSVRMHDSSALGTNQYVIKVKGEEVARGEILVDYYLALEPANPAGEVDGIETVEPAYGIPSRWILPEQKEMAEIYGYTVIDPLSVMLTHLSETIKKHAYELLDRGETIRLVENLKQFAPELVEEAVPAAVPYATLEKILRSLLREGIPIKDMQTIVETAADALSATRDLDMVTEHVRAALSRTITRRFCEHGQLRVVTLDAEMEKKVVASLTKNEQGVYLAMGADLMQQIITQFGACLQKFNELSQTPILLTSQVIRVYLSRVLTQFYPNVYVLAFNEISSSVQIQAIGNLALERQQGVPEQRVVAAT, encoded by the coding sequence ATGCGGAGGATCGCAAACAATCTAATCTCCATCTTCGTGGTGGTCGTCGTCCTGTTCCTGATCCTCCCCCTGCCCCCTTTTATGCTGGATGTGCTGCTCATCATCAACATCAGCCTGTCCATCCTGATCCTGCTCATCACCATGAGCATCTCGGAGGCGCTGGAGTTCTCCATCTTCCCCTCCCTGCTGCTGATTACCACCCTGTTCCGCTTGGGCCTGAACGTGTCCTCCACCCGGCTGATCCTCACCAACGGGGGCAACGCGGGCGCGGTCATTAAAAACTTCGGCCAGCTCATCACCCAGGGGAACATCGTCGTCGGCATCCTGATCTTCCTGATCATCGTCCTGGTGCAGTTCATCGTGATCACCAAGGGCGCGGAGCGGGTGGCCGAGGTGGCCGCCCGGTTCACCCTGGACGCCATGCCGGGCAAGCAGATGGCCATCGACGCGGACCTCTCCTCGGGCCTCATCAACGAGCAGGAGGCCCGTATGCGCCGCTACAAGATCCAGAAGGAGGCCGATTTTTACGGCGCCATGGACGGCGCCACCAAAATCGTCAAGGGCGACGCGGTGATGAGCCTTATCATCACGGTCATCAACTTCGTGGCGGGCCTGATCATCGGCATGATGAGCGGCATCGGCACGGACGCGGCGGTGCAGATCTACTCCATCGCCACCATCGGCGACGGGCTGGTGTCCCAGCTCCCGGCCCTGATGATCTCCACCGCCACGGGCATGATCGTCACCCGCTCCGTCTCCGACGGCAGCCTCAACAGCGACGTGCTCGCCCAGTTCCGCGCCCAGCCCCGGGCCATTATGGTCACCGGCGTGGTGCTGTTCTTCCTGGGGGCTATGCCCAACACGCCCCATATCCCCCTCTTCCTCGTCTCGGCCGTCCTGCTGGGGCTGGGCTGGTGGATCAGCGCCCACATGGAGCGGGAGAAGCAGGCCCAGGCCCTGGAGGCCGCCCAGGCGGAGCAGGGCCCGCCCCAGGAGGCGCCCAGCGAGGCCGACTACTTCAAGGACATCAACAACGTCTACTCCCTGCTGGCGGTGGAGCCCGTCGAGATGGAGTTCGGCTACAGCCTGATCCCCCTGGTGGACGAGGCCCGTGGGGGCCGGCTGATCAGCCGCATCGTCATCTTCCGCCGGCAGTACGCCCAGGACATGGGCTTCGTCATCCCCTCCGTGCGGATGCACGACTCCTCGGCCCTGGGGACCAACCAGTACGTCATCAAGGTGAAGGGGGAGGAGGTGGCCCGGGGCGAGATCCTGGTGGACTACTACCTGGCGCTGGAGCCCGCCAACCCGGCCGGGGAGGTGGACGGCATCGAGACGGTGGAGCCGGCCTACGGCATCCCCTCCCGCTGGATCCTGCCCGAGCAGAAGGAGATGGCGGAGATCTACGGCTACACCGTCATCGACCCCCTCTCCGTCATGCTCACCCACCTGTCCGAGACCATCAAAAAGCACGCCTATGAGCTGCTGGACCGGGGGGAGACCATCCGCCTGGTGGAAAACCTGAAGCAATTTGCGCCCGAGCTTGTGGAGGAGGCGGTCCCGGCCGCGGTGCCCTACGCCACGCTGGAGAAAATCCTGCGCAGCCTGCTGCGGGAGGGCATCCCGATCAAGGACATGCAGACCATTGTGGAGACCGCGGCGGACGCGCTGTCCGCCACCCGGGATCTGGACATGGTGACGGAGCACGTGCGCGCGGCCCTGAGCCGGACCATCACCCGCCGCTTCTGCGAGCACGGGCAGCTGCGGGTGGTGACGCTGGACGCGGAAATGGAGAAAAAGGTGGTTGCATCTCTCACCAAAAACGAACAGGGGGTCTACCTGGCCATGGGCGCGGATTTGATGCAGCAGATTATCACCCAGTTCGGGGCCTGCCTGCAGAAGTTCAACGAGCTCTCCCAGACCCCCATCCTGCTCACCAGCCAGGTCATCCGGGTCTATCTCAGCCGGGTGCTCACCCAGTTCTACCCCAACGTATACGTCCTGGCGTTTAACGAGATCAGCAGCAGCGTGCAGATTCAGGCCATCGGCAACCTGGCGCTGGAGCGGCAGCAGGGCGTGCCGGAGCAGAGGGTGGTGGCGGCGACATGA
- a CDS encoding flagellar biosynthesis protein FlhB, whose translation MPEGNKTEKATPKKRRDERKKGNVFLSNDAVAVASLIGCFAVLRLTAGSTVAQLDRFFGLCMDLAGAPPAGGSADFLGTLVWEGAKTLALTVGPILAAAVLSAVAATFLQTKLLVSGDSIKPKFSRLSPLQGVKRLFSLRSLVEALKGTLKIAVLLVIIYRYLRGILGTFSNYLYLDLTAACAHLFDETFSLVVQIAVVFTVLAGFDFFYQWWEYERQMRMSKQEVKEEYKQMEGDPQIKGKIKETQRKMAQSRMMQKVPQADVVVRNPTHVAVALRYRPETDPAPVVLAKGLDELALRIVKVAGEHGVAVVENVALARALYPAAELDREIPPEFYGAVADVLVYLYRVGAGEGKAK comes from the coding sequence GTGCCCGAGGGCAACAAGACCGAAAAAGCCACACCGAAAAAACGCAGGGACGAGCGGAAGAAGGGCAACGTCTTCCTCAGCAACGACGCCGTGGCGGTGGCGTCCCTGATCGGCTGCTTCGCGGTGCTGCGCCTGACGGCGGGCAGCACGGTGGCGCAGCTGGACCGGTTTTTCGGCCTGTGCATGGACCTGGCCGGCGCCCCGCCCGCGGGCGGGAGTGCGGACTTCCTGGGCACGCTGGTGTGGGAGGGGGCCAAAACCCTGGCGCTGACGGTGGGGCCCATCCTGGCGGCGGCCGTGCTGAGCGCCGTGGCGGCCACCTTTCTGCAGACCAAGCTGCTGGTGAGCGGGGACTCCATCAAGCCCAAATTCAGCCGCCTGAGCCCGCTGCAGGGGGTCAAGCGCCTGTTTTCCCTGCGCAGCCTGGTGGAGGCGCTGAAGGGCACGCTGAAAATCGCGGTGCTGCTGGTGATCATCTACCGCTACCTGCGGGGGATCCTGGGCACCTTCTCCAACTACCTCTACCTGGACCTCACCGCGGCCTGCGCCCACCTGTTCGACGAGACCTTCTCCCTGGTGGTGCAGATCGCCGTGGTGTTCACGGTGCTGGCCGGCTTCGACTTCTTCTACCAGTGGTGGGAGTACGAGCGGCAGATGCGCATGAGCAAGCAGGAGGTCAAGGAGGAGTACAAGCAGATGGAGGGCGACCCCCAGATTAAAGGCAAGATCAAGGAGACCCAGCGCAAAATGGCCCAGTCCCGGATGATGCAGAAGGTGCCCCAGGCCGACGTGGTGGTGCGAAACCCCACCCACGTGGCGGTGGCCCTGCGCTACAGGCCGGAGACGGACCCCGCCCCCGTCGTCCTGGCCAAGGGGCTGGACGAGCTGGCGCTGCGCATCGTGAAGGTGGCCGGGGAGCACGGGGTGGCCGTGGTGGAGAACGTGGCCCTGGCCCGGGCGCTCTACCCGGCGGCCGAGCTGGACCGGGAGATCCCCCCGGAGTTTTACGGCGCGGTGGCCGACGTGCTGGTCTACCTGTACCGGGTGGGCGCAGGAGAGGGAAAGGCAAAATAG
- a CDS encoding flagellar biosynthetic protein FliR, translated as MDWARFTLFLYILMRMTGFVFFSPVFGRQNVPAMVRAGLTLVLGATVISFQPGGAAVPAGLLEFGFRLLLELGVGYLLGLVMHLFFYIPLLAGESIDLQMGMTMAKTYDAGSQVSISVTSTVLTVLMFLLFFSANGHLTMLRILLTSGSVVPYGQAALGGSAAEAVVEIFLSCTVLAVKLALPILAAELIGQIGMGILMKVIPQINVFAINIELKVIIGLLLLLILISPISSFLLDVENQMLAVLRQVLSA; from the coding sequence ATGGACTGGGCGCGTTTTACCCTCTTCCTGTATATCCTCATGCGTATGACCGGCTTTGTGTTTTTCTCCCCGGTTTTCGGCCGGCAGAACGTCCCGGCCATGGTGCGCGCGGGCCTTACCCTGGTGCTGGGGGCCACCGTAATCTCCTTCCAGCCGGGCGGGGCGGCCGTGCCGGCGGGGCTGCTGGAGTTCGGATTCAGGCTCCTGCTGGAGCTGGGGGTGGGCTACCTGCTGGGGCTGGTCATGCACCTGTTCTTTTATATCCCGCTGCTGGCCGGGGAGAGCATCGATTTGCAGATGGGCATGACCATGGCCAAGACCTACGACGCGGGCTCCCAGGTGTCCATCTCGGTGACGAGCACGGTGCTCACGGTGCTGATGTTCCTGCTGTTTTTCTCCGCCAACGGGCATCTGACCATGCTGCGCATCCTGCTCACCTCAGGGTCGGTGGTGCCCTACGGACAGGCGGCGCTGGGGGGGAGCGCGGCGGAGGCGGTGGTGGAGATCTTCCTCTCGTGCACCGTGCTGGCCGTCAAGCTGGCGCTGCCCATCCTGGCGGCGGAGCTGATCGGCCAGATCGGCATGGGCATTCTGATGAAGGTCATCCCGCAGATCAACGTGTTCGCCATCAATATTGAGCTTAAGGTAATCATCGGCCTGCTTTTGCTGCTGATCCTGATAAGCCCCATCAGCAGCTTTTTGCTGGACGTGGAAAACCAGATGCTGGCCGTGCTCCGGCAGGTGCTGTCGGCCTGA